The Mercenaria mercenaria strain notata chromosome 6, MADL_Memer_1, whole genome shotgun sequence genome contains the following window.
TGTCTGGATTTAGAGAAGTCTGCTAATAAGACCACATAGCCACATCATCAATGAGCCTGTGACCAGCTTTTTTCAGTGCttttctcttttgcatttatgCAATTTcagcattgatatttttttttaattatatcaaTACAGACATTATGCTGTCTTGCTTTCCAGGAATTCTATGAACTGCCAAGATATGTTCCTTTCCTAAAATAACCTTATGTTTCTTACGGATTTCTTGCACATTTGTTGCAAATACGTCTTCAGTTTCATTTTCCTTCACAGGTACATTCATTATTTTGACATTATTCTTTCTGTTATACTGTTCATGATAATTTGTCTACTTTTTGGCCTCTTGTGCCAAAATGTCATCTTTTTTGATTAAGTaaatgttaaatttctattctAGATTTAATTTGGACTATATCTGATTTTAGCTCTGCTTTGTCAAATTCTAGGCTTTGTATTCTATCACGGAGttcttcagttttttttctttatttttttctgttattgtatCAGTCATtttagtttcatatttttttccattttgtaatTGTTATGGTAATCGAATTTCCAATGCCCTCTTTTTTCATCAGTGTTTTTAGTTCACCACTAAAATCAGGTAGACTTTCTATATAATTACTTAATCTAAATATAACTTGTATCCAGTGCAGACTTAATCCAAATAGAATAACAGTATTATGTATTAGTACATGAGTCTTTTCAACTGTCAGCAAATTCAGAAAAAGCAGCTAATATCTCCAAAATTTGTAAAAGCTTTCTATATCTTTTTTTCACACCATGCTCTCTCTAACGTTTGCaacaatattattcaaatattatCCTTTTTCAACTCTCATAATCTTGCATTTATAAGAAGTTTTTGTAATGCTATATTGAAGTAAGgcactttttaaagaaaaatactaagaaatatatttattagacTTCACTGACTACTTGTCTTAATCAGATTTATAATTATATCCACCAGTTTTCTCTTAGTCTGTTGCATTCAGTCTCATTCAAGTATTAGCGTATTAATTATAGGAACATCATCCGAGGCAATAAGAATGGATATGCAATTCTTCTAATTAAATGGCTTTTTTGCTACAAATAGTTTTATGATCCTAACTTTATATCAAGATAGTTGAAAACATATGTCAAGAGAAAAAGGTAAATCTTTACAGCTAAGAAATGTTTATCATACAATAAAACGTATTTGAAATGTGTGTTTTCCCGATAACGACCAGGTAACATGAACAACAAAGAAACATCTGTATGGTAACGTTTGTTTTTAAGTGGCGTTGGGGAACATACCACCGAAAACTGCGAgccaatatatgtattatgtacgATTTTTTATGAGGGATAATGTCGACTGTATATAGGAGTCCATGTACTAGTTAGCCCATACTTACAGAACACTCTGGTCAAATAATTCATATAAACTTTCGGAAGTATTGAACTGCGATGAAAACTCATCTTTGTTATACAACACAACATTTACTTGTTTTGAGATAATCTAATTAAGTTACGTATGTACCAGTAAGCTGCATCTGGCAAAATGATTCACATTAAAATTTTTTCCATAAAGGTTTGTTCAATTGTCATTCATTTAGAAATGCTTGATAACGAAGCATTCAATTTAGTGCTCATTGCGTAagtgtgtaatttttttttcaagtttaattgTTATAATGTAGCgtagtttttgtgaaataaatgataaattgaaCATGCATGATATACTAAATGGTAGACAGTCATTGTTCAAAGTTTAGGTCATTGTGGGAGGGGACATTGTATAAGGGGGCATATACAACTATCAAAGATTATTTGTTGTACTGTACCTGACATATCTTGATGATAACGTAAGTGTCAATGAACTGAGGTCGAACATGTGAGATGTGTTTAAAAGTATatcatacagaaaatattaatCTTTGTGTCTATTGATTGTGACCATTCTATATAATTGAACAATTCCTTAAACAAGTAGGTAACCAGAGACCTTTTGACAAATGCTTTATCAACTGATGCCAGTAACGATCAACTGATGCCTGTAACGTAAGTACTATTTAGACGACTGAATAGAAGCACTGTCAAGATAAGATGGTTTTAGGAGTATTTCGTATGTCAGTTGCCAGTATAGTCTCTGTCTCTACTctcatttaaatgaaatattttgctaatattaagaatttaaaaacagtttaacGAGGTAGGTTActttgttaccagggtaaattcaaataagttgaaccgcagcaattttttgtatttcgtataATTTAAAGTTTTCACTGTTACAATATCAACTTCGTTTATCTCTGACCCTTCAAGTACAATTgttatacaggtttgaagaacGTGAcgctccaaaggtattttatatagaaagaagatgGAAAATACGtgtatttaacagttttcagtgtattttggtttcattgttatcagcagaagtctgcataattaataaatttactagtatgcgcgttagctttctaatataagcttaaaatgtatatgtcgcgggactcgtgtttccatggtaacgcatgttctctcatttttaaacaattatgtatgaaaacgagttttttcgacggcttcagtgccattctgttaatgaccaaaatggaatatttgggtaattattaacaaaataccaagcactttacaagGTATCctattttttcttaaagtttaaagtaaccatggcaacacagttgtttaaaatagattatatcctgcttttttatcgtaatttcttataaagaatgttaaataagattatctttcttgttaatgtagctttaaaacattttatttctaacgtaagtaatattttcgtgttatttgcatttattttaacaagttttACAACTCAAAATACTTACAGCAATACCCTTCGTCTGACAtgttttatggaaaaatcattctgcatgctgttattatttttatggatattgttgaaatgcaaataaaaagccgacgTTGTGTTCCTTTAATAGACCAgggtcaacgcttttgaattttacatttagatatttaggtcacgggcttcgtttccatggtaacatcaatttaattcaagaaacctcaattttctactgaaatttgaacaattttagagcttagttttaatatatataagtaataaattatcaacggaaactgaaaaataggtattacaaatcaaactgactaatttttatttgaaaacggCCGAATTAAATAACCTTTCACCGAAtgacattggttaccatcatccattttcttacattccgcatattatttcaatataactacataaaagaagcaaaatattgattattattcagggCGAAAgacacatgaaaaatatttcagcaaataatgactgtttaaaaattgttcagataaagaaaatgcatagaattatgtactttcaaaataaaaaaaaaactattaattttgcgcggtaactgacacataatttcatgacgtcactttaaagcaacaatgttttgaagcgtttctgcggcaatttattcattatttctgcattatttaaccATCAAGCCTCATATCGGACACAGGTTCAGGAGTTTTTTTTTCCTGAAGAATGGATATACcgacacatttagtttgtcgtaaatcgtcacgttagctaccggttgggcatgcgcacatacaagtATTAAGGTAAGCTACCTCTTAAACGACATATATATGCCTCAAAAGTGTCATTTAGTGTTTAATGATATCGTCCAGACAACTTAattctataaagggagataatttaaaaagtgAGCGAGATAGACTTGTGATTTTTATACACTTCCTTTACTTTTAAAGGCCTTtatcattttgtgaaattttaacagAAACGATTGGATAAATTTAGAGTTCCTCATTGGAAAAGATATGTTGTAAGTTTTTAAAGGGAGATGATTCAAAGAGTAAGCTAGGTAAATTTATTGTACTTGTGCGAAGCACTTTTCTCTAATGTCCTTAATCTTTTTATGAAGTTTGCATAAGTTTCATTCACCACTTTTGGATTACCTAATAGTAGTATATATAGATGGACATTGTCTCAACTGCATGACCTTCGACCCTTATTTCAGAcacttttattttctgtttgtcATGTTCAGTGTTAGCTTTGCATAAATTCTAAATGACTGAAAATACtttcataatacatttagggTATAATTTTCCAAAATGTTGTGAATACGTAATCACTGAAATAAAAGCTACACAGATAAAATcgcaaaatcagaatttcatagcatgaccTTTTAACCCCTCTAACGtacataaaatattgtttttactttagGAGACAGCTATCAAACTATGCAGGAAGGGTCAAGTTTCAACAATATGCTGTCTTCATGCATTAAAATGCCGTCCCTCATTGAATGGTTTGTAGGGTCTATTTGTCACTAAAACCACCTGACTATACGTAAATGTATATACAATGCATAGACATAATGCGTGCACAAAACATAGACAGATGAAAAATCGATGAAATATACACATACTGATTGTCTAAGATTGAAATCGATTCTTCAGCTTTAATTTCTTTTGAGAGTAAAACCACTAGTGGAATGagtgtaataaatatataattcagaaaaaaatgaaaataataacttatGAATCCTGAACTGTACAttgcaaaaaaagagaaaaattataataaataagaatacTATTCGGAACATACTGACCAAATATAATAGGATGGTATCCATTCTGTTCTATGTCAACAATATCCTCTTGTACAGCTTTGTTGAAAAGTTGAAGGTAATTTGACAGTTCATTTCCGAAACCTAAACCAAAGTACTTAATATTCATACAATCATTCATGCAAGCACGATTTTCAACTTGAAATATGATTACAGCCACCTTTAagttacatacatatatattttagttttacttataggaacaacattttttatgttaataTCTTAGCATTCTATACTGTGTTCAAATCGATTAGCAGGTGTTGATTCATCatctatgaaaattattttaaagagtCGCGATATGATATTTTAGCATAATAATTGGTGTCAGACATAGCACCAACATTGGACAGGGATCTAACTTTACGGTGTTATTTAGCTAGCAACTTAAGATGTCTTATGTACTGCAATTAGTCTTAAAGAACAAACTTCATCTAATAAGATAAACTCTGCAAGGAAATTGATAAATGATGGTTATATATTGCGCTCTTCCTTGATTTGACTTTGGCTTTCATTTCTGTTGTTTATAGATATAAAACTAAAATAGAATTTAGATTTCATATTTAAGTGACTTATTACATGACAGCATTATCAAAGTTATGTCTTATATGGATATACAAGGGATATACAGTGATCTTTATTTTTAATAACTAACATACGATATCTCTGTCTGTTTATCCAGTGAGGTTCTTTAACAACTTTTTCGGAGATAAGTGGATGTGCTATCATTCTTGACTGTAGATCTGTGGTACCACATTTAGGAGCACCAATGAGGTAAAAGTATGGCAAACATTTTAGATGCGTTGTTTTGTTGTCGCCTGCCTGATCGTACCAACACGGACTTCTGTACTTCggcaaaaatgttgaattttgcTGGAAAATAAATCTTTAGTTTgactaatttaaattttaaagcgaAAGAGAGATTTGACATTTACAAGATCCTCAATTTACCTTTACT
Protein-coding sequences here:
- the LOC128557920 gene encoding carbohydrate sulfotransferase 15-like, whose product is MLISEFLTLFTIILVVCPGIFKDVLHISYEEDHIQRQQYDKQNSTFLPKYRSPCWYDQAGDNKTTHLKCLPYFYLIGAPKCGTTDLQSRMIAHPLISEKVVKEPHWINRQRYRFGNELSNYLQLFNKAVQEDIVDIEQNGYHPIIFGQYVPNSILIYYNFSLFLQCTVQDS